The Solibacillus sp. FSL R7-0668 genome includes the window TAATAGAGCCTTCAAGACCAGCGTTTTCAGAAATTTGACGAACTGGCTCTTCTAAAGCACGTAAGATGATGCGTACGCCTGTTGCTACGTCGCCTTCTACTGTATCTAATACTTTCGCTACGGCACCGTATACGTTAAGAAGTGCTGTACCACCACCTGATACAATGCCTTCTTCCACTGCTGCACGTGTCGAGTTTAAAGCATCTTCAATACGTAATTTGCGCTCTTTTAATTCAGTTTCTGTTGCTGCACCTACTTTAATGACTGCAACACCGCCAGCTAATTTCGCTAAGCGCTCTTGTAATTTTTCTTTGTCGAATTCAGAAGTTGTTTCTGCAAGCTGTGCACGGATTTGGTTGACACGTCCTGCTACTGCATCTGCGCTACCAGCACCTTCCACGATTGTTGTGTTGTCTTTAGAAACAATTACTTTCGCCGCGCGACCTAAAGAAGTAAGGTCTGCTGATTTTAGATCTAATCCAAGGTCTTGTGTAATGACTTGACCACCTGTTAGAATCGCGATATCTTCTAGCATTGCTTTACGACGGTCACCAAAGCCAGGTGCCTTCACTGCTACAGCGTTAAATGTACCGCGCAGCTTGTTCACTACAAGTGTTGCTAATGCTTCACCTTCCACATCCTCCGCAATAATTAAAATCGGACGGCCTTGTTGAACAACTTGCTCTAATACTGGTAAAATTTCTTGAATGTTTGCGATTTTTTTATCCGTAATTAATACGTATGGGTTATCAAGCACGGCTTCCATTTTATCTGTGTCACTTACCATATAGTGTGATAAATAACCACGGTCAAATTGCATACCTTCTACTACGTCTAATTCTGTTGTGAAGCCTTTAGACTCTTCGATCGTAATAACGCCGTCGTTTCCTACCTTTTCCATCGCATCCGCAATGTATTGACCGATTTCTTCGTCAGCTGATGAAATCGCCGCTACTTGTGCGATAGACTCCTTGTTTTCTACAGGGCGAGAAATCGCTTGTAACTCTGTTAATGCTGCTGCTACTGCTTTATCCATCCCTTTACGGATACCTACAGGGTTTGCACCAGCTGTTACGTTTTTAAGCCCTTCACGAATCATTGCTTGTGCTAGTACTGTTGCTGTTGTTGTACCGTCACCCGCGATTTCGTTTGTTTTCGAAGCCACTTCTGCTACTAATTTAGCTCCCATGTTTTCGTATGGGTTTTCTAATTCAATTTCTTTCGCGATCGATACGCCGTCATTTGTAATAAGTGGTGAACCGAATTTTTTTTCTAATACAACGTTACGCCCTTTTGGACCTAATGTTACCTTTACAGCGTTAGCTAATTTATCAACACCTGCTGCCATTAATGAACGCGCTTCTTCTGAGAATTTAATATCTTTTGCCATAATACATATCCTCCTAATTGTTCAATCTATTTTTTACAATGTATTTTTAAGTTCATGTGCAGCTAGTAGAAACCTATGTATAAAAACTAGCTGCAAGTTTAAAAGTTTTTTTAATTAACCAACGATAGCTAGTACATCACTCTCGCGTAAAATTAAATATTCTACGCCGTCATACTTCACTTCGGTACCTGAGAATTTTGAGAAGATAATTTCGTCGCCAACTTTTACGTCAAGCTCTAGACGAGTGCCGTTGTCAAGAACACGACCTGTACCGATAGCAACAACTTTGCCAGTTTGCGGCTTTTCTTTTGCAGAGTCAGGTAATACGATACCAAACGCGGTTTTTTCTTCTACTTCTACAAGTTCGATAATAATGCGATCTCCTAATGGTCTTAACAATTGAAACAACCTCCTAAATATTTGTTCTTGTTAGCACTCTTAACCTTAGAGTGCTAACGTAGTTCTTAGTTTAATAAATTCACTATTTTTTTGCAAGTATGTACGCTAAAAAATTTTGTTTTATTCTGAAATTCCTCTACAATGTATTAGAACTGTACTCTATAGAAAGAAGGTTGAAGCTGTGACCAATGTTTCCTCACCTAAGTTTAAAACACAAAAAACTGCATTTTATGTGTTGTTAACTTATATCATTTGTCAATTATCTGTATTTTTACTTATATTCATCCCTGGATTAAAAGATTCCTTACTCGCACTATTTACGGGTACACCAGATGAACAATTAATCAAGCTTTCTGGCTGGTGGAGCACGATATCCTTTGCGATTGCCTTTATCGTTTCCTTCCTACTCATTTCACGCAATAATAACTTTTGGAATGTGTTCAGTGGGGAGAAAATGCCCCTAGGAAAAGCCATTGGTTGGGGCGTTATCGGATTCTTCCTCGTATTTTTAGGGCAAACGATTGGCGCCTACATCGAGCTTGCATTAGGTATTGATATGGGCTCGGAAAATACCGAAGCCATTATGGATGTCACTAAGGTAGCCCCGGTCATGATCATTGCTACTGTATTTTTAGGTCCTGTCTTAGAGGAGCTCGTTTTCCGTCGTGTCATTTTTGGGTCAATCATTCAACACTATAATTTCTGGATTGCCGGTATTATTAGTGCCATTGTTTTCGCTGCTATTCATATGGACTTTACGCATATTATCTTATATACAATTTGCGGTTTAATTTTTGCCTTTTTATATCACAAAACAAAGCGCCTCATTACACCAATTATCGCGCATATTTTACTAAATGGTTTCGTGACATTTGTACAAATGAATGCCGATAAATTTCAGGTATAGCAATTGCCATATGAAAAGCCCTAGGAATTATATATATTTCTAGGGCTTTATTTTATACAACAAAAAAACGCTACCAACTGACGATAGCGTTGAAAACTACTGATTCATTTGTTCGATTTGTTTACGCTGTTGCTCTAGCAATTCTTCTACTTGCAACTCTCGTTCACGCTCTTCCTCCTGCAAAACACGCGCTGCTTCAGCCTTCTCATATTTTCGATAGCCTATACGAGATATGACAATACTTACCTCATATAAAATAAAAAGCGGAATGGCTATAATAATATTCGACACCAAATCAGGCGGTGCTAGTAAGACCGAAATAACAATTAATACAAAATAGGCATATTTGCGGAATTTAACCATTAATTTTGGATTAATGATTCCTAATCGCGCCACAAATAGTGTAACAACAGGCAACTGAAATAGAATGCCAAATGGGACGACTAGCTTTAGTAAAAATGAAAAGAATGCATTAATGCCAATAGTTTGCTGAATATTCAAATCATTGGATAAGTCATTCATAAAACGTATAACAAACGGGAATAAAACAAAATAGGCAAAGGCCATACCACCAATTCCAAGAATAAAGGCATATGGTATGTACTTTAATGTTGCTTTACGCTCTGTATCATGTAGCCCTGGAGTAATAAACGCCCAAAGCTGATAAAGCAGAATCGGCGAGACAATAACAGCCGCAATTATAAACGTCATTTGTAAATAGACCGTTAGCGGATCGACTGGACTAAATGCGTTCATTGTAAAACTTTCAGCTAAATCGCTTCGTTGAATATATCGAATAATTGGTTTTGCTGTATAAAAGCCTACGAATAGAGCCGCAACAAAGAAAATCGCCACAAAAAATAGGCGTTTTCTTAGCTCCTCCATATGCTCAACAACAGTAAATTCTTGTGGATTCATAGCAAGACATCCTTAGTTTACTTTACATCTGTTTTTTCGTTATCTTTATGTTCGATGACTGTTTTTTTTGCTTTATAATCATCATCGTCATCATCTGTTAACCCTTTTGTTGCACTGCGAAACTCACGTAAAGTTGTTCCCATGGCGCGACCTAAAGATGGTAATTTTTTTGGACCAAAAATTAATAAGGCAATAAGACCAATGATAATTAGGCTTACAGGTGTAATCGCATTTAAATGTATAACGACTTCCACTTTAGCCACCTCCTCTATTATTATGTACATTTTACAGTACTTAATGACATTTGGCTATTTATAGTAATGTGAACAATTTGTTACTAATCGGCATTTCTTACTAAATAGATTAATGCCTGCAACTCCACTGATAAGTCAATGTTCATTACCTTTAACGTCTCGGGTACAGAAAGTCGGACAGGCGTGAAATTTAATATCCCCTTTGCATTCATGCGTACTAAACGGTCCGTCATCATTTGCGCTGAGCGTGATGGCACTGTTAAAATAGCTAGCTCTGCCCCAAACTCCTCGTACATTTCCTCTAAACGGTCCGGATGGAATACCGGAATGTCACTTATCGTCGTCCCTTCGTATGGTGCTTTGGAGTCAAAGGCCACCACAATACGAGTATTATGATTTTTTTGGAAATTGTATTTTAATAAACCATTCCCTAAGTTTCCGACCCCGATTAAAGCAACATTCATCGCTTCATCCTGATCTAAGGTTTGGCGGAAAAATTCAAGTAAATAGTTGACATCATAGCCATAGCCCTTCTTACCGAGTGCCCCAAAATAAGAAAAGTCACGACGAATTGTGGCCGAATCTATTTTCATTGCATCACTTAATTCCTGTGAGGAAATACGCTTTTTACCTTCATTTGCGAAGTTTTTTAAAAATCGATAATACAGAGGAAGTCTTTTCGTTGTTGCTTGTGGAATTTTTGTTTCTGGTTTCACACGTTCTCCTCCTACTTGCTATTAGAAATTGTTTTAATCTTACTAAACAACTAGCTTCAAGTAAAGTATCCATCGTTGCGTGTAATGTGTCCATCCATTAAACTAAATAGAAGAAACTGAGGTGTAAACATGATTGTCTTACAAGTAAATCAACTATATAAATCCTTCATTACCGATGAAATTTTAAGTGGTGTCAAACTTGAGGTGCAACATCGTGACCGCGTGGCATTAGTGGGTCGCAACGGTGCTGGTAAGTCGACGCTTCTAAAAATTATTGCCGGTCAAATGAGCTATGACTCTGGTGAAATTATTATTCCAAAAGGGATTCGTGTTGGCTATTTAGAACAGCATGCAGGCATCGATTCAGCCCTATCTATTTGGGACGAAATGATGACAATTTTTGATACGCTACGCATTCAAGAGCAAAAGCTCCGTCAACTCGAACAACAAATGGCCGATCCAGCCGTTTATGAAAATAGCGAAAGTTACGGACGTATTATGGCCGAATACGATCAATTGCAGCATGATTTTAAAGATGCGGGTGGCTATCAATACGAGGCCGATACGCGCTCTGTCTTACACGGCATGCAGTTTTTCCCAGCCGACTATGACAAATCAATTCAATCACTGTCAGGTGGTCAGCGTACACGTCTGGCACTTGCCAAGCTATTACTGTCAAAGCCGGACTTATTGATCCTAGACGAGCCGACAAACCATTTAGACATCGATACACTTTCTTGGTTAGAAGGCTATTTAAAAGGCTATGACGGCGCAATTTTAATCGTTTCCCATGACCGTTACTTCCTCGATCAAGTTGTCTCGACGGTTTACGAAGTTTCACGCACAAAAGTAACAAAGTATGCCGGTAATTACAGCGCCTATTTAGACGAAAAGGCAAAAAATTATGAGCGTGACCTAAAAATGTACGAGCGCCAAATGGATGAAAAGGCTAAGCTCGAAACATTTATTCAAAAGAACTTAGCCCGCGCCTCAACAACTAAAATGGCGCAATCACGTCGCAAAGTATTAGAAAAAACAAACTGGATGGATTCTCCCGATGGCGATGAAAAAAGTGCTAGCTTTGGCTTCACGATCGATCGCCAAAGCGGAAATGACGTGTTATCAATTGATGATTTAACAATTGGCTACCCCGACAAAGAAATCTCATCTAATATCAATATGCGTGTATTCCGCGAAGATCGCATTGCATTAGTCGGCCCAAACGGTGTTGGTAAATCAACATTACTAAAAACCTTGGTCAAAGATTTAGCCGCATATACAGGTGAGATTCGTTACGGAACCAATGTACAAATTGGCTACTATGATCAGGAACAGGCAAAACTCCATTCAAACAAAGCCGTCTTAAACGAGCTATGGGATGAATGGCCTCTCATGAACGAAAAGGACATTCGCAGTGTGTTAGGAAACTTCCTCTTCAGTGGAGATGACGTTTCAAAAACCGTCAATTCTTTATCTGGTGGCGAAAAAGCGCGCCTAGCCTTAGCAAAATTGATGATGCAAAAATCCAATTTCCTCGTGCTCGATGAACCGACAAACCATCTAGACTTAGACAGCAAGGAAATATTAGAAAATGCTTTAATTGATTACCCAGGGACGTTATTATTCGTGTCGCATGACCGTTATTTCATTAACCGCATCGCGACAAAGGTTGTGGAGTTATCTGGGACAGGCTCATTTGAGTATTTAGGGGATTACGATTATTATCTTGAGAAAAAACAGGAGCTTGAAGAATTGGCCGCGATGAAAGCCGCCGCCACTGAGGCAAAATCACAAGAAACAATAACACAAGCCAAGTCGACCTCTATGATTGACAAGGATGCTAAAAAACGAGAACGCCAAATTCGACGTACCATTGAAGATATCGAAAAAAACATGGCCACTCTTGATGAAAAAATCGCCCATTTTGAAGAACAGCTATGTGATCCAGCCGTTTTCTCTGACCATGAAAAAACATTAGCTATTCAAACAGAGCTGTCCGAAACAAAAGAGCAGCACGAAACATTTGAAATGGAATGGCTTGAACTAAATGAAGAGCTAGAACAGCTATAAAGTGAAGCTTTGCTAGGTGGGTTACCATTTGAAATAGGCATCTTACTTCCCTTACTTCGGGGATAAAATAAGGAGAACGCATGTATGGTTGAAGCCTACCGCGTTCTCTTTTTACTATTTCACATAATAGCTTTTTAGCATTTGAAGCTTTTGATACGCTGTATAGGCCCCGTATATCCAACCAAAGAACACGACCGTCAACAACGCAATGACCGTATTAATTACCGTAAAAAATAGCCTCCACGGCGAATCAATCTTTTTCGTTAAAAACGGACGTCTTGCCCCAATACGAATACTTTGAAAAATATCGACTATCTGACTTCGCCCATAAACAAGTGCTAACGGATATAAAACCAATGCCAAAATAATAAAGATGCCACTAAACGAAGCTAAAAACAACCCATTCCCAGACCTAGCTAATACATAAAACACACCGATTAAAAACAACACCCCTACTACAAGCAATCCAATCATTTTATTGCGCTCTTTTAGATAATTCATGAAAGCACCTCGCGTTCAGTCGTTTTTTTCACTATACCCATTTTTAAGAAATTCTTTACTGATTCATCATTATTGTATAATATCAACGCCTCTTTTTACTTCCATTTGGCGATTCGACATATATATAGGTCAATACGCTGAATTTCGACAAAATAACCCACAATTTTATTCACAAATTGAATTCAGTCATATCAACATATCAACAGTGTTTTCCACATTATCCACAATTAAAACTAATTTTATTCAAATAAACTTGTGAAAAAGCAGCTACTATATATAGATAAAGCACAAGTTTTCCACAAGTTATTCACAGTTTGTGCATAAGTACGCATGTTCGCAAAGTTTTACTAGATTCCACTCTATTTTTTTGTGGATAATTTTTCAGAAAAGTTGTACATTAAATAAAAAGTTGTTATAAACAACATTATTTCATCATAAAATACAAGTTACGACTAGTTTAAACTATTCTAAAAAATCTTTATCGCTTCATCACTTCAAACTGTATACAAAAAAGCACGATGAACTGGGATTTTAATTTCCATTTCATCATGCTTACTATATGTTTACTTCCAACTATTTAGTTCCATGCCGGGACGTCCATTCATAGTTAAATTTCCACGGACACCTGCTTCATACATTTGATAGGCTGCTGCACCAATCATTGCAGCGTTATCTGTACATAATTTTAATGGTGGGACGTAAAATGGGATTCCTTCTTGTTCAAATGCTGTTTCTAGCGCGCTACGTAGCCCCTTATTCGCCGATACTCCACCTGCTGCAATCACTTGCTTCACACCAAATTCACGTGCCGCACGTACAGTTTTTGCCGTTAATACTTCTACAACACTATCCTGGAAACCTTTTGCGACCTGCTCTGGAATGATTTCTTCACCACGCTGATCCATATTATGCTTGTAATTAATAACTGCTGATTTTAAGCCACTAAAGCTAAAATCATACGAGCCTTCTTCTAACCAAACTCTTGGGAACTTCACCGCTTCTGTTGCCTCATGCGCTAAACGGTCAATATGAGGCCCTCCTGGATACGGCATATTTAATACACGTGCTACTTTGTCATATGCCTCACCTGCTGCATCGTCACGCGTTTCACCGATGACTTCAAATGATCCGTGCTCACGCATGAAGACCAGCTCTGTATGCCCCCCAGATACAACTAATGCGAGCAATGGAAATGCCATTGGTTGTACTAAATTATTCGCATAAATATGCCCTGCAATATGATGCGTGCCGATTAACGGTAATCCATTCACAAAGGCAAATGCTTTTGCGGCATTGATCCCGATTAACAAAGCCCCAACTAGCCCAGGTCCTTCTGTCACTGCTACTGCTGTCAATTCCTTAGGCGTCATTTCAGCTTGCTTCAACGCTTCTTCTAACACAATCGTTATTTGCTCCACATGATGGCGTGATGCAATTTCTGGTACAACCCCACCAAAGCGCTTATGACTTTCAATTTGAGAGGATACAACATTTGAAATAATTTCCGTGCCATTTTTAATAACTGCCGCTGCTGTTTCATCACAGCTTGTTTCAATTGCTAATATATAGTTATCCATTATAAATTCACCCACATAACTAACGCATCTTCTTGATTGTCCACATAGTAGCCTTTACGAATGCCACCATCTTGGAAGCCAAGCTTGCGATATAAATTTTGCGCAACGGTGTTTGTTACGCGAACTTCTAAACTCATGACGTCCATATTTGCTTCTTTGGCTACACGCATGGCTTCACGCATCAACGCTTCACCAATACCTTGTCCACGAACGGATTCGATAACCGCTACATTCGTGATTTGTGCCGCATCAATGACAAGCCATATACCACAAAATCCAACAAGTTCACCAACATCATTTTCCGCTACTAAATAATGCGAAAACTGATTTTCATTTAGTTCATAGTAAAATGAATCTAATGTCCACGGTGTAGGAAATGTCGCCAGCTCAATCGCATGTACTTTTGGAACATCCTCAAGCACCATTTTCCGATACTGTACCATTAGGGTTGCTCCTTCTTATGTTCCTTAATCCAGTTCGCTTCAGCCTCAGCAATACGGCGATACTGTGGTACAAACGCATGCACTGCCTCTACTGAAGGTAACTCTTGCTTCTCTGCGATCGCAATTAGCTCTGACGCACGTGGTAAATCTAGTGTAAACGGAGCACGTATAGCACGCTCACCTAATACTTCTTGAATTTTTTCAAAGTAAAGATCTACATCTGCACCTACAAATAATACCGGACGCTTTAACGCATCTAGGTTTGTTAAAAGCCCATCAATATGATCATGATGGTCCTCAATAATCGGTACTTGCGTTAATCCTTCATAAACACCAGCATAGATATTTTGACGGCGTGCATCAAACAGCGCACATACTACATCGTTAGACACACGTGCATTCGCTGCTAATGCTTTTAAACTCGATACACCGACTAAAGGCTTTTGCAACGACCATGCTAAGGTTTTCGCTAATGTCACACCAATGCGCACACCCGTATAAGAACCCGGACCTTCTGATACCGCAATTGCATCGATTTCTACCGCTGTTACCCCTGCTCTCATCATCACCTCTTCAATAGCCGGCATCGCACCTACTGAATGCGTTAATTTAATATGTTGTACCACTTCCGCCACCACTTTACCTTCTTTAACAACTGCGATAGAAAGTGGACCATTTGCTGTTTCAATCCCTAACCAAATCATTTTAATAACTCCTCACAAAGACGAATATATTTCTCGCCCATTGGTTTTAACAAAAATTTTCGACTTGTCTCACCAATACGTGTAATTTCAATTGCTAAACGTTCTTTTGGCAACTCATCTTCAATTAAGTGTGCCCATTCAACAATTGTTACCGCATCGCCATAAAAAATTTCATCCCACCCTAAATCCTCATCACTATTTTCTAAGCGATAAACATCTAAATGGTTTAAAGCAATTCGTCCCTCATACTGCTTCATAATCGTAAATGTTGGGCTATTTACTGTTCGCTTAATACCTAAGCCCTTTGCAAAACTTTGTGTAAATGTCGTCTTACCAGCCCCTAAATCTCCTTCTAACGTAATCGTATATTGCGGCTCAACGAATGTAGCCAACTTTAAAGCAAGTGCTTGTGTTTCTTCCAATGTATCTACTTGTTTTTCAAATATCATATTGTGCTTCCTTCCACAAAAAAATCCATTACTTCTAGTTTACTTGAAGTAGCGCAATTGTTCAAAATGTATCACTTATTTTACACATAAGAAAAAGCCTTACACGCAACTTGCCTATAAGACTTCCCTTTATCGTGTAGAGTGCCCTCGACGCTCAATGATTTCTTTTGTAGTTAATGCATCCTCTTTGAATGTTAAACGATAGCCCTTCGTTAAAAGTAATTCATCGTTCCATTCATAAATATTTGATTCCGCTTCTTTTCCTGCTCCACCTGCAATACGTACCACTTCCAGATAGGACATCCCCTTCTTAATTTCTCCATATTCCCGTTCATTCATATACTTTTGCCAGCTATACGCATTTTCTTCTTCAATTTCTAAGATTTCATCCTTACAAGCTGTCACACTTAAAATTAGCAAGAAGATAAGACAAATAGCCAGGCACCCCATTAAACCTTTTTTATTCATCAGCACTCCTCCTCAATAACATAGGAAACTTTTCCCTCAAGGGGGATATACAAAACGTATGCTTAATAAGTTTAAAAGGTGATTTGTTTATCGATTAATTATAAATAGCTTATATTTTTCTCCTTTCCAGTAAAAAGCTCTATCAAGTATGGAAACTGCTATTTGAAAAATATATTGCATGCCTAATAACACGAGATGCTATCATTCTTATTCGTTTTATCTTGCAATAAAGAAACTTTTCTATTTGTTAACGTAATTCATTTAAACATTCTATAAACTAATTCAATTCCCAAAAATGTTAAATTTTCTTCAAAAACCACAAAAAAACCACTGAATATTCAGTGGTTTTACGATTACCTAGCGATGTCCTACTCTCACAGGGGGAAACCCCCAACTACCATCGGCGCTAAAGAGCTTAACTTCCGTGTTCGGTATGGGAACGGGTGTGACCTCTTTGCCATCATCACTAGATTAAGTTGAAAGAATCATTCTTTCAAAACTGGATAAACGTTTCATTGATGTTCGTAAACATGTGGTTAAGTCCTCGACCGATTAGTATTCGTCAGCTACATGTGTCGCCACACTTCCACCTCGAACCTATCTACCTGATCGTCTTTCAGGGGTCTTACTTACTTGCGTAATGGGAAATCTCATCTTGAGGGGGGCTTCATGCTTAGATGCTTTCAGCACTTATCCCGTCCACACATAGCTACCCAGCGATGCCTTTGGCAAGACAACTGGTACACCAGCGGTGTGTCCATCCCGGTCCTCTCGTACTAAGGACAGCTCCTCTCAAATTTCCTACGCCCACGACGGATAGGGACCGAACTGTCTCACGACGTTCTGAACCCAGCTCGCGTACCGCTTTAATGGGCGAACAGCCCAACCCTTGGGACCGACTACAGCCCCAGGATGCGATGAGCCGACATCGAGGTGCCAAACCTCCCCGTCGATGTGGACTCTTGGGGGAGATAAGCCTGTTATCCCCGGGGTAGCTTTTATCCGTTGAGCGATGGCCCTTCCATGCGGAACCACCGGATCACTAAGCCCGTCTTTCGACCCTGCTCGACTTGTAGGTCTCGCAGTCAAGCTCCCTTATGCCTTTACACTCTGCGAATGATTTCCAACCATTCTGAGGGAACCTTTGGGCGCCTCCGTTACCTTTTAGGAGGCGACCGCCCCAGTCAAACTGTCCGCCTGACACTGTCTCCTACCCCGCTAAGGGGCATGGGTTAGAAGTTCAATACAACCAGGGTAGTATCCCACCGACGCCTCCTTCGAAGCTGGCGCTCCGAGATCTCTGGCTCCTACCTATCCTGTACAAGTTGTACCAAAATTCAATATCAAGCTACAGTAAAGCTCCACGGGGTCTTTCCGTCCTGTCGCGGGTAACCTGCATCTTCACAGGTACTATAATTTCACCGAGTCTCTCGTTGAGACAGTGCCCAGATCGTTACGCCTTTCGTGCGGGTCGGAACTTACCCGACAAGGAATTTCGCTACCTTAGGACCGTTATAGTTACGGCCGCCGTTTACTGGGGCTTCAATTCGCAGCTTCGCTTGCGCTAACCACTCCTCTTAACCTTCCAGCACCGGGCAGGCGTCAGCCCCTATACGTCACCTTACGGTTTTGCAGAGACCTGTGTTTTTGCTAAACAGTCGCCTGGGCCTATTCACTGCGGCTCTCGTG containing:
- the tsaB gene encoding tRNA (adenosine(37)-N6)-threonylcarbamoyltransferase complex dimerization subunit type 1 TsaB; translation: MIWLGIETANGPLSIAVVKEGKVVAEVVQHIKLTHSVGAMPAIEEVMMRAGVTAVEIDAIAVSEGPGSYTGVRIGVTLAKTLAWSLQKPLVGVSSLKALAANARVSNDVVCALFDARRQNIYAGVYEGLTQVPIIEDHHDHIDGLLTNLDALKRPVLFVGADVDLYFEKIQEVLGERAIRAPFTLDLPRASELIAIAEKQELPSVEAVHAFVPQYRRIAEAEANWIKEHKKEQP
- the tsaE gene encoding tRNA (adenosine(37)-N6)-threonylcarbamoyltransferase complex ATPase subunit type 1 TsaE, with the translated sequence MIFEKQVDTLEETQALALKLATFVEPQYTITLEGDLGAGKTTFTQSFAKGLGIKRTVNSPTFTIMKQYEGRIALNHLDVYRLENSDEDLGWDEIFYGDAVTIVEWAHLIEDELPKERLAIEITRIGETSRKFLLKPMGEKYIRLCEELLK